The region AGCTAAAGAAGCTGCATAATCCACTGGTCCCGCAAGGGACGCAAGTTGGTCAAAGGGCGCGCAGAGAAATCTGCGCGCTTTTTGTTGCCGGCTTTGGGCTATGCCTCGGGGGCTACAAACAGCAGTGGGTCTAGCCGCGCATCGTGCCATTTCAGACTCCAATGCAGATGCGGGCCGGTTGCGCGACCTGACGCGCCGACATTTCCGATATGCTGGCCTTGTGTCACTTGGTCACCTTCGCGCACCATCAGCCGCGAGGCATGCAGAAACGCGCTGTTCAATCCGTGCCCGTGATCGATGATCAACAGATTGCCTTCCAGCGAGAAATTGTCCGCCGCCAGAACCACAACCCCATCAGCAGGTGCAACGAAGGGCGTGCCCGCGCCCGGAGCAATATCGAGGCCGGAATGATAGCTGCCCGGTTCGCCGTGATAGATGCGCTGCGAACCGAAACGCCCGGAGATACGGCCCTTGACCGGCCAGATAAAATCCTGCTGCCAGCCGGTCGCGCCGGTGACTTTCTCGCGCGCAACTTTGATTGCCAGCCATTCGGGCTCGCGCTTCTTCCACCACGCCTCGCTGCTGCCACCGCTGCGCTTGGCAACGTTGACATGCTCGATATTCCACGCCCGCGGAGCCACATCTATCTGGCGTTCGATCACGCGGCCGTCTTCAAGCGTGGCCCGAAGGATTGCCGGGCCGGTCGCATCGCGATCAAATGCTGCAAAGAAACGGCCATCCGTTTCAACGCTTAGCCGCGTATCGCCAAGCGTGGCCAATTCTGTCCCACGCGGCACCAGACCTTTGACCCAGCCGCCTTGAGTCAGTTCCCCGGCGAGTTCAATCGCGTCGCGGCTAGTCGAAATCTCGGCATTATCGTTGGGAACAGCCGATCCGACAGCCAAGGTCGGCAGCAGTGGATTCGGTGCATTGTTGCGCGGCGCATTCTCGCAGGCCGCAAGCGCCAGCAGCCCAACACCGGCGAGGGCAGGCCTCATGGTTCGGCGGTCAACCGCTTGGTCGCGATTTCGCAGGTCGCATAGGCTTCCTGATACTCAGCGCTCCAATACCGCAGCTCTTCGAGCTGGATTGCTTCGCCGCTGACCGCGCAACGCACAAAATTGCCTCCGCGCACCACTCTAAAGGAGCTGGCACCGTAGTGAAGTTTGGCTTCGCCATTTCCGGAATTCATTAACATGACAGCTCCTTTAGCAAGCCAATGCCGAACCGACAATTAACCGAACAGGTCGTCTTGTTTCGGCGGCACTGATGGTTTCTTCCGTGCCGGCTTTGCCGGTCTCTTGAGCGACGAATCATCGCCTTGAGAGACTTCCAAACGGCCATCTGCGAACTGCAGCACCAACGCTGCCTCCTTGGCGGCCATCTCGCGCGAAGTCAGCGCTTTGTCATTACCATCGCGCACAATCGCATAACCGCGTTTCAGCGGCTCTTCCGGGTGGAATTGCTGCGCCAGCCGCGCCAGCACGATGAGCGCGTCCTGCTTTTGCATTATCGGGCGCCGGACAAGATCGGGTGTCAAACGAACCCGCGCCAGCTGGCGACTTGCATCTTCCATACTGCGTTTGAGCAGCGTCGGCGACAACCGGGCTGAGGTGCCCGCCAGTTTCTCTCGCCCCTGCCCTGCCTGGTCGCGCAATCCGCGCCGCAAACGTTCAGACAGCTCGTCCAGACGCTGGGTATGCGGCTGAAACAGCGCCTCCAGCTTAGGCATACGGCGCACCCGCGCCTCCAGCCGTTCACTCCCAAGTTCGACCGGGCGGAGCACTGCGCGGCGCTGACGATTGGCCAAATCGGCGACGGTTGCGATCAAGTCCGCGCGCACAGGAACCACCATCTCGGCTGCGGCGGTGGGCGTGGGTGCACGGCGGTCCGCAGCATAGTCAGCCAGTGTTGTGTCGGTTTCATGGCCGACCGCAGAGATGACGGGGATCGGACAATCGGCGATGGCGCGCACCACCACTTCTTCGTTGAAGCTCCACAGGTCTTCGATCGAGCCACCCCCGCGTGCAACGATCACTACATCGGGGCGAGGAAGCGGTCCGCCCGCATCAAGCGCGGCGAATCCGCGTATAGCGCCGGCAACTTGCTCGGCTGCGCCCTGCCCTTGCACCAATACCGGCCAGACCAGCACCTGGCTGGGGAAGCGGTCCGCCAACCGGTGCAGGATATCGCGGATGACCGAACCCGTGGGCGACGTCACAACGCCAATCACTTTAGGCAGGAAGGGCAAAGCCTGCTTGCGTTCGCGCGCGAACAGCCCTTCGGCTTCTAGCTTCTGCCTGGTCTTCTCCAGCAGCGCGAGCAGCGCCCCCTCGCCCGCGATCTCCAGACTGTCGATCACGATCTGGTATTTGGAGCGCCCGGGATAAGTGGTAAGTTTTCCGCTGGCGATCACTTCAATCCCGTCTTCTGGGACGAAAGCGAGACGCTGGGCATTGCCGCGCCACATCACGCCATCCAACACAGCATTCTCGTCTTTCAGCGCAAGGTAAAGGTGGCCAGACGCGGCGCGTTTCACGCCTGACAATTCCCCGCGCAACCGCACAAAGCCGAAACGATCCTCAACCGTTCGCTTAAGCGCAGCAGAAATCTCGGTGATCGAGAGAGGCTCGGCGTTGTCGCCTTGCCGCTCGCGCGCTACCAGCCCGTTATTGCCATCATCAGGGGACGAAGCGGCCATGAATATCCTTTTGCTCGGTTCAGGTGGGCGCGAACATGCGCTGGCGTGGAAGCTGGCGCAATCCCCCACATGCACCAAATTGTTCGCAGCTCCCGGCAATCCCGGGATCGCCGAAGAAGCCGAGCTGGTTGGCCTCAACGCAAGCAGTCACGCCGCAGTCGTCGATTTTTGCGAAGCGCACAACGTCGGCCTGGTTGTGATCGGGCCGGAGGCACCATTGGTTGACGGTTTGGCAGACAGTCTGCGCGATTTCGACATTCCTGTATTCGGCCCCAGCAAAGCTGCCGCGCAGCTCGAAGGAAGCAAGGGCTTTACCAAGGATCTGTGCGAACGTGCCGGCATCCCTACCGCGGGATACGTGCGAACAACTTCATTGGATGACGCGAAGGCAGCGCTCGATCGTTTCGAACCGCCCTATGTCTTGAAAGCTGACGGGTTGGCCGCAGGCAAAGGCGTGGTCATCGCGGAGAACTGCTCGGACGCTGAAGCTGCGCTGGCTGACATGTTCGGCGGGCAGTTCGGTGAAGCAGGCGCAGAGGTGGTGATCGAGGAGTTCATGACCGGCGAGGAGGCAAGTTTCTTCGCACTCACTGATGGCACCGCGATCATCCCTTTCGGCACAGCGCAAGACCACAAGCGAGTGGGCGATGGCGATGTCGGCCCCAATACCGGCGGTATGGGTGCGTATTCGCCAGCGCCAGTTCTGACAGAGCAACTGCAAGCGCGCGTGATGGCTGAAATCATCGAGCCAACCGTGCGCACGATGCGTGAGGAAGGCATGCCCTATTCAGGGGTGCTCTATGCCGGGCTAATGTTGACAGAGGCTGGCCCCAAACTGATCGAATACAATTGCCGTTTCGGCGATCCGGAATGTCAGGTTTTGATGACGCGGCTCGAAAGCGATCTGGCGGCGATCATGCTTGCCTGTGCGAATGGCTCGCTGCAGGGCACGTCGGGCGAGTTCTCGTCGCAAACCGCGATGACCGTTGTGATGGCAGCGAGGGGCTATCCCGACACGCCGGCTAAGGGTGGCGCAATCAGCCTAGGTGATGTGGATGCCAGCGGTGCGAAGGTGTTCCACGCGGGCACCGCAATGCGCGATGGTCAGCTGGTCGCAAATGGCGGGCGTGTGCTCAATGTGACAGCAACTGGCGCGAATGCAACCGAAGCGCAGGCAGCCGCCTATGCAGCGGTCGATGCAATCGATTTTCCCAGCGGGTTCTGCCGCCGCGACATTGGCTGGCGCGAAGTGGAGCGCGAGGCGCAAAATTGATCTAGATCATTGTGCGCGGGCGCTAGCCACGCTTTATTTAATACGTCTTGTTTGAAGGAAAGCGCTATGAAGAGATCCTGTTTCTCGATTGGCTTACCGATGCGCACAATTATCCTGAGATAATGGACTTCGATCTCGATCCACTACAAGTCGAGGATATCGCAGACTATATCCTCACACTGCGTAGTGACGATTATGCGGGGGCCATGGACTAGTAAGGCTTAGCCAAGTTGCTCAGCGATCAGGGCCTTCAGGTCCGCTTCGGGCCGCGGTCCATAGTGGCTGATAACCTCGGCAGCCGTGATTGCGCCGCGCTTGAGACATTTATCAAGTGGCTCGCCTTTGGCAAATCCTGAGAGGAATCCTGCCGCAAACTGGTCACCTGCCCCGGTTGTATCTATCACTTTGTCGACCGGTTCTGCCTTGACTTCAGCGCGTTCGCCGTGCGCGATGGCTATGGCGCCCTTCTCGCTGCGGGTTGCGACCAGAACCGGAACTTTAGCAGCAACCGCTGCCACTCCGGCTTCAAAGTCATTCAGACCAGTCAGCGTCGCGAGCTCATGCTCGTTTACGAACAGAATGTCGATCACGCCATCATCGAGCATCTGGCGGAAATCATCGCCGTGGCGTTCAATCACAAAGCTTTCGCTGGCAGTAAAGGCGACCTTGCGGCCTCCGCGTCGCGCAACTTCGATCGCGCGTCGCATAGCCTTGCGCGGTTCTTCCGGGTCCCACAGATAGCCTTCGAGATAGAGGATTGCGCTCGACGCGATCAAGTCTTCACTAAGCGATTCAGCTGGCAGGAATTGCCCGGCGCCAAGGAAGGTGTTCATCGTGCGCTCGCCATCAGGCGTCACGAAGATCAGACAACGCCCGGTTGCGGGTTCACCTTCGCGCATCGGCGTGTCGAAATCGATGCCTGTGGCGCGCATGTCATGCGCAAACACCTTGCCCAGCCGGTCATTGGCTACCTGGCCGATAAAGGCGCATTGCAAGCCAAGCGTCGAGAGACCGGCGAGCGTATTGGCCGCCGATCCGCCAGAGATTTCGCGTGCGGGCGGCATAGCCGCATACAATTCTTCTGCGCGCGCCTCATCAAGCAGCGTCATCCCACCACGATTGAGCTGGAGCTCATCGATCAGTTCTTCAGAGCACGATGCGATAATATCTACGATAGCATTGCCGATGGCGATCACGTCATAGCGGGGCTCAGTCACGGAAATTCCTAAAACTACAATGAGCAACTTACGACGCACCGCCTAGCGTGCAAGTCAGCGCAGGCCAAGGACAGAATGGCTTGTCATTCTTCAGTCAGCGTTGACTTGGCGGCGCGAGCAATGGAAATGGCAGCAATGAGCGCTGTTGCAAAATCGATGGTCGTTGCGGTTGGAGAATTTTCGGATGGGGCGATCCTGAAGGTGCTCGCGAAAAGTCTCACAATCACGATTATAGTGCTCGTCGTTTTCGGATTTTCCTTGGCCGAAAGCCTGCCGCGGTTATTGAGTTATTATCTCGAGGCAGAGGGTGACACTTATGTCGTGCTGTCGTGGGTCATATCAGTAGCTGCCGTCTGGTTTCTTTTTCGCATAGTCGCACTGGCGGTGATGCAGTTCTTTACTGGCGAAGTCGTTCTGGCGTTCGAGCAATGCCATTATCCCGAATGCGCTGCCACAGCGCTCGAGCTGCCGTTTCGTGAGGATTTGTCAAACAGCCTCCGCGGAGCCGGCCGCGCCCTGCTGTTCAACGCGCACGGGCTTCCTATCGCATTGATCCTGTTTTTCACGGCTATTGGGCCTGCGGTGGTGTTCTTGTTTATCAACGCTGTCCTGTTCGGCCGCGAGCTTAACGATATGAGGTGGTGGCTCGGGCACAGGCCAACACGGGATGCAGCCACGCCTGTTGGCAGCTTCGAGCACCTTCTGCTTCGGGGGCAATTGCCGGGCTGATGACTGTTTCGTTTGCAAATTTACTTGCCCCCGTAATCGACGCCGCGTCAGGAACCCATTTGGTGCAAAGTTTTAGCAAAAGATTACCATAGAGGCTTTTCATGTCGCCAATTCGCACTTTTTTGACCTTCCTAGCTGCTGTGGCGCCGCTTTCAGCATGCGTCTCTACAGGAGGTGGCCCGATCATCGTGCACGATCGCACATCATCGCGGCCCGAACCTGCATCGCAAAGCCAGCGCAACCCGCCAGGCACGCCCGCTACCGAGGCCACAATTCCGAGTGCACCACAGGCCTTGAGTAGAGCGGGGCTGGAAGGTGTGATTGGCGCAGGCGCAGCGCAGTTGCAGCGTCAATTCGGCAACCCGCAGCTGGACGTGCGCGAAGGCGATTCGCGCAAGCTGCAGTTTGCTGGCGAAGCCTGTGTGCTCGACGTGTTTCTCTACCCTGACAGGCCTGGCGCCACGCCCACTGCGGCCCACGTGGAGGCGCGCCGCGCGAGTGATGGGCGCAATGTCGATCGTGCAGCCTGTGTACGTGCGCTGCGCAGACAATGAAGTGCGGGTCGGTCGTTTCATGGCAGAAATGGCCCGCGAAGCGCCGAACTTTCGCCGGAACCTCGTATTGGCGTTCGGCAAAAAACCCGCAGGCGTAGATTACACCGAAGCGGCCGCTGCGGGCAATCTAGTGGACGATTTCGAGCAGGTTTGGCTGGAAAAGATGGTCGATGCCGATGGCGAAGTCGATGATCTGGAACGTGCGCTGCTATCCCGGATCATCGAAGAGGGTTGAGGGACGCCATCTGGCGCAACTCAGACCATAAAACTTTCGCCGCAGCCGCATGCGCCCTTGGCATTGGGGTTTTCGAATACGAAGCCAGCGGTGAAATCGTCCTCGACCCAATCCATGATTGAGCCGACCAGATAGAGCACGCTTGCGCCATCGATGTAGAAAACGCCGCCGGGCGTTTCGATCTTCTCATCAAACCTGGCTTCTTCCGTGACGTAGTCGACGGAATAGGCGAGGCCAGAGCAGCCCCGCCGCGGGGTCGACAGCTTGACGCCAATGGCATCGTCAGGCGCCTTGCCCATCAGTTCGGCAATACGGGCCTCAGCGCCTTTTGTCAGGGTTACGGCGGCGGGGATCTGGCGTGTCTTAGTGTCTGTCATCTTACAGCATCCCCAGTTCAAGCCGCGCTTCGTCAGTCATCTTGTCCGGTCCCCACGGCGGGTCCCATACAAGCGACACTTCAGCGTCGCGTATGCCCGGCACACTGGCGGCGCGCAGCTCGACTTCACCTGGCATTGACTCAGCCACCGGACAATGCGGCGTGGTCAGCGTCATCGTAACCATCGCATCGGCATCTTCGGTGATCTCGACACCATAGATCAGGCCAAGATCATAAATGTTGACCGGGATTTCGGGATCGTAAATCTCTTTCAGCGCAGCGATCACCGCATCATGCAGTTCGCCGCCTGGCTCGGCAGGGGAAACATTCTCCGGCTTCTTCGCAAGGAACCCTTCGAGATAATCGCGCTTGCGCTCAAGCTTGTCGCTTGCGCTTTCAGAATCAGGGTCAACCGCATCCTCGACGCGCGCACGACGTGGCTTCACGACCTGCTCTGTCGGCGAAGGTGCCGCAATGAATTTCTTTTCCTCAGATGGCTTATTCATAGGCGCTTCCTAAGCGAAAATCTTTCTTGTTCTAACAATCCCGTCGAGCAGCGCTTCGACATCGCTTTCGTCCGAATACAATCCAAAGCTTGCGCGCGCAGTGGCAGGCACGCCGAGATAATCCATGAGTGGCTGTGCGCAATGATGCCCGGCACGGATCGCGACATTGGCTTCGTCCAATATAGTGCCCAGATCATGCGGATGAACCCCGTCGAGCATGAAACTGACGATGCCCGCGCTGTCTGCCGGGCCATAAATCGTCACATCGTTCATTGGGCTGAGCGCGTCGCGCAATTGGGCAACCAATGCAGTCTCACGTGCATGGATCACGTCCATGCCGATGGCATCGACATAGTCGATCGCTGCATGCAGCGCGACAGCTTCGGTAATCGCCGGCGTACCCGCTTCAAAGCGCTGCGGGGCAGGCGCGTAAGTGGTTTTGTCGAATGTGACGCGGTCGATCATCGCGCCGCCGCCTTGATATGGCGGCATTGCGTTCAGAATTTCGCTCCGCGCCCAAAGCGCGCCAATCGCGGTCGGGCCATAGAGTTTGTGCGCACTGAAGACGTAGAAATCGCAATCGAGCGGCGCGACATCAAGCTTCAGACGAGGTGCCGCCTGGCACCCATCGAGCAGCAGCTTTGCGCCCACGCCATGCGCCAGGCCCGCCGCGCGTTTCGCATCGAGGACCGAGCCGAGTACATTCGAGACATGCGCGAGCGCGACAAGTTTGTGCCGTTCGGTCAGCATGACCTCGGCGGCATCCAGGTCGATCTGGTGATCACTGGTGAGCGGGCAGATATCGATATGCGCGCCAACCTTCTCTGCCAGCATCTGCCACGGCACAATATTTGAGTGATGCTCCAGCGCTGAAAGCAGAATGCGGTCGCCTTCGCCGATATTCGCTGCGCCCCATGTTGCCGCGACCAGATTGATCGCTTCGGTTGCGCCGCGTGCAAATACAATTTCTTCTTCCTTGCCGCCGATGAAGTCAGCTGTGCGGCGGCGCGCCGCTTCATAAGCAAGAGTCATCTCTGCCGAGCGCGAGTACACTCCGCGATGCACGGTGGCATAATCCTGGCCCAGCGCACGCGCCATCGCATCAATAACCGCCTGCGGCTTTTGCGCCGTCGCTGCGGTATCGAGATAGTGCCAGGCCTTCCCGTCAGCCGTCAGCAGGCCGGGAAAATCCGATTTGCTGTCGGCTAGACGGGCGGAGGCGAGCGTCAGGGACATACGCTCTTCGTCCATTGACCAGCGTCTTCGCCACGCGCGCACTTGCGTCGCATGCCGGCTTCGACAGCTTGCCATTGCCCATTGGAAAACCTGACGCCAAGGCGCCATTGGACACCTGTAACGGAGTGGTTTTCCACCTCGTCGGCCGTCACAATCAGAATGCGCATCGAGCGATTGCCTGGATGGCGAACCTCGTGCACATCGGCATCGTTGCGATCGAGACCAAACTGTTCGAGATAGAATTCGGCAATGTCGCGCGGCTTGTCATAAGTGATGCCATAGCGCTCAATTGGCGTGAATGCGTCTTGAGGCGGGACCGCCCCCTCCTCTGGATTGCTGGCTGAAAGTGCAACTGCACCACCCACAAGAAACAAAGAGAACGCCAGCGCTGAAACTGACTTTGCTGAAATCTTCATAAATTCCCCTCCAGTTCATCAAGTGCTAGGGCGATCATACGCTCGGCTTCATCCTGGTTTCGCATTTCCACAAAAGCATCGCCAATAAACGCCTGCACTAACAGCTTGCGCGCTACATCCGGCGCGATGCCACGCGCCGCCATATAGTATCGCGCCATCTCGTCCATTTGGCCGATCGCAGCGCCATGCGCGCATTGCACATCGTCTGCGAAAATTTCGAGCTCCGGCTTGGTGTTGGCGGTGGCACCCTTTTCCAGCAACAAAGCGCGGAAATTCTGCGCCGCGTCGGTCTTTTGCGCACCCTTCACCACATCAATGCGGCCCAGGAAATTTCCGGTAGAACGGCCCCATTGCACAGCGCGCACAGTCTGGTTCGATGTGCCATTGGGCCTTGCGTGGATTGTGCGCGTGACAAATTCCTGGGTCGCATCGCCGCCGCCCACTGTCACGCCGCCGAACTCAAAATGCGCGCCGTCTTCCAGCGTCACTTCAAGCTCGAGCCGTGCGTAAGGACCCGCCGCGTTCAATGCGAACATCGCATAACGCGCGCCCTTGCCCAGATGCACACGCAAGCGTTCCACTCCAGCCGCGACAATGCGCGTGTCTTCGCGCTCTTCGCCCGCTGCGACGGTCAATTCCCGCCAGTCGGTCAGCGTGGATAGCTCTGCATCCCGAAGGTAACCCGCGTCGGCATAGCGCCATGCCTCTTGCGAGTTGGTAGGGCGTTCAAGGGTTGCCGCTTCAGGCATCGGCCATCACCACATCATAACCCTCTTCTTCAAGTCTGAGCGCCAGCTCAGGCCCGCCGGTCTGAACGATCCGGCCCTTGGCAAGAACAGACACCTTGTCCGGCTTCACGACGTCAAGCAGGCGTTGATAATGCGTAATCAGCAGCACGCCCTTGGCAGGATCGCGCATGATCGCGTTGATCCCTTCACCCACAACACGCAGTGCATCGATGTCCAAACCGCTGTCGGTTTCATCGAGCACCGCAAACTTGGGATCAAGGATGCCCATCTGCACCATTTCCGCGCGTTTCTTCTCTCCGCCGGAAAAGCCGACATTCACCTGCCGTTTCAGCATCTCCATATCCATGCGCAGCAGGCCTGCCTTCTCTTTGGCGAGCTTCAAGAATTCGCCGCCCGAGAGCGGTTCTTCGCCGCGCCCCTTGCGCTGCGAATTCAATGCCTCGCGCAGGAACTGGACATTAGATACGCCGGGTATCTCGACCGGATATTGGAAGCCCAGGAACATGCCGGCCGCCGCGCGCTCATGCGGTTCGAGCTCGAAGAGATCTTCCCCGTTGAAGGTGACGGACCCTTCGGTCACTTCATAGCCTGGCCGGCCGCCCAGCACATAGGCGAGCGTCGACTTGCCAGCGCCATTGGGCCCCATAATGGCGTGGATTTCACCGGCGGCAACTTCAAGCGTTAGCCCGTTCAATATCTGCTTGCCGTCAATCTCGGCGTGGAGGTTCTCAATTTTCAGCATTGGGTAACGAAACTTCCTGTTGAGCTTGCTGTTCAGGTTGATCAAGCGGCGCCTGGGATGGCGCATGGGTGGTGGTGTATCGTGCGAGCCTTTGTTCACGATGACGCAAACTGTCATCAACGAAGCGGCCGCGCTGCACGTGGATATAGCCAATCGTGTCGAATGCCCGGGTCACATCTTCGGGTGTGAACAGTTCTTCACGGCCACGACGCTCCATCATCCGGTTAGAGGCCTCGATCGATTCCTGGTAAACCTTCGTGCAACGCGGAAGATCGCTGCGGTGCTGCTGCTCGAAATCCGGGAGCCCGCGCGCAATACGATTGCCGTAGTTGAGGCAACGCCGATAGTCTTCGACAAATGGCGTGATCGCCACGTCATAGGCCAATTCCCAGGTCTCGCTGATCACCGCGTCCTGCGCTGGCACGGCGGTCGCCGCCTGCAATGACAGCGCAACAACGGCCGAAGACAAAAGCATCAGAAGACCTCCATGAACTGCGGAAAGAAATAGATCGAGATCGCTGCAAACAGCACCATCATGAACTTGCCCGGGATCGAAAATCCTCGTGTCAGATTCATCACCATCATCGAAAGTGCAGCCAATTCCGGGACCAGGAAGAACAAGATCTTCTGCATGTCCGGCGCATACAGGTCATTAAGTCCAGGTATCATTCGTCGCCCCCATTTTGCTCGTTGGTGCGACCCGATGATTGCGTGTTGTCGTTGTGTCGATCTTGGCGCGGCGTAGAGCGCTCGAAATGTTCGCGGCGCGCATCACGCTTGTCCGCAATCCGCATGCGCATACCGGCGCTGATCCGCTCGAGCACAGCGTCCATATTCTCCAGGATATCCGAAGCCTTGATCCGCATCACGCGGATATTGACCACCTCCAGGCTTTTGTCGCGGCGCTTCGCGATGGCATCGTTCTGCCCCTCTTCGTCAA is a window of Altererythrobacter rubellus DNA encoding:
- a CDS encoding M23 family metallopeptidase, which encodes MRPALAGVGLLALAACENAPRNNAPNPLLPTLAVGSAVPNDNAEISTSRDAIELAGELTQGGWVKGLVPRGTELATLGDTRLSVETDGRFFAAFDRDATGPAILRATLEDGRVIERQIDVAPRAWNIEHVNVAKRSGGSSEAWWKKREPEWLAIKVAREKVTGATGWQQDFIWPVKGRISGRFGSQRIYHGEPGSYHSGLDIAPGAGTPFVAPADGVVVLAADNFSLEGNLLIIDHGHGLNSAFLHASRLMVREGDQVTQGQHIGNVGASGRATGPHLHWSLKWHDARLDPLLFVAPEA
- a CDS encoding DUF2093 domain-containing protein — encoded protein: MLMNSGNGEAKLHYGASSFRVVRGGNFVRCAVSGEAIQLEELRYWSAEYQEAYATCEIATKRLTAEP
- the xseA gene encoding exodeoxyribonuclease VII large subunit, producing the protein MAASSPDDGNNGLVARERQGDNAEPLSITEISAALKRTVEDRFGFVRLRGELSGVKRAASGHLYLALKDENAVLDGVMWRGNAQRLAFVPEDGIEVIASGKLTTYPGRSKYQIVIDSLEIAGEGALLALLEKTRQKLEAEGLFARERKQALPFLPKVIGVVTSPTGSVIRDILHRLADRFPSQVLVWPVLVQGQGAAEQVAGAIRGFAALDAGGPLPRPDVVIVARGGGSIEDLWSFNEEVVVRAIADCPIPVISAVGHETDTTLADYAADRRAPTPTAAAEMVVPVRADLIATVADLANRQRRAVLRPVELGSERLEARVRRMPKLEALFQPHTQRLDELSERLRRGLRDQAGQGREKLAGTSARLSPTLLKRSMEDASRQLARVRLTPDLVRRPIMQKQDALIVLARLAQQFHPEEPLKRGYAIVRDGNDKALTSREMAAKEAALVLQFADGRLEVSQGDDSSLKRPAKPARKKPSVPPKQDDLFG
- the purD gene encoding phosphoribosylamine--glycine ligase, which encodes MNILLLGSGGREHALAWKLAQSPTCTKLFAAPGNPGIAEEAELVGLNASSHAAVVDFCEAHNVGLVVIGPEAPLVDGLADSLRDFDIPVFGPSKAAAQLEGSKGFTKDLCERAGIPTAGYVRTTSLDDAKAALDRFEPPYVLKADGLAAGKGVVIAENCSDAEAALADMFGGQFGEAGAEVVIEEFMTGEEASFFALTDGTAIIPFGTAQDHKRVGDGDVGPNTGGMGAYSPAPVLTEQLQARVMAEIIEPTVRTMREEGMPYSGVLYAGLMLTEAGPKLIEYNCRFGDPECQVLMTRLESDLAAIMLACANGSLQGTSGEFSSQTAMTVVMAARGYPDTPAKGGAISLGDVDASGAKVFHAGTAMRDGQLVANGGRVLNVTATGANATEAQAAAYAAVDAIDFPSGFCRRDIGWREVEREAQN
- a CDS encoding adenosine kinase; protein product: MTEPRYDVIAIGNAIVDIIASCSEELIDELQLNRGGMTLLDEARAEELYAAMPPAREISGGSAANTLAGLSTLGLQCAFIGQVANDRLGKVFAHDMRATGIDFDTPMREGEPATGRCLIFVTPDGERTMNTFLGAGQFLPAESLSEDLIASSAILYLEGYLWDPEEPRKAMRRAIEVARRGGRKVAFTASESFVIERHGDDFRQMLDDGVIDILFVNEHELATLTGLNDFEAGVAAVAAKVPVLVATRSEKGAIAIAHGERAEVKAEPVDKVIDTTGAGDQFAAGFLSGFAKGEPLDKCLKRGAITAAEVISHYGPRPEADLKALIAEQLG
- a CDS encoding EI24 domain-containing protein — translated: MSAVAKSMVVAVGEFSDGAILKVLAKSLTITIIVLVVFGFSLAESLPRLLSYYLEAEGDTYVVLSWVISVAAVWFLFRIVALAVMQFFTGEVVLAFEQCHYPECAATALELPFREDLSNSLRGAGRALLFNAHGLPIALILFFTAIGPAVVFLFINAVLFGRELNDMRWWLGHRPTRDAATPVGSFEHLLLRGQLPG
- a CDS encoding HesB/IscA family protein, with protein sequence MTDTKTRQIPAAVTLTKGAEARIAELMGKAPDDAIGVKLSTPRRGCSGLAYSVDYVTEEARFDEKIETPGGVFYIDGASVLYLVGSIMDWVEDDFTAGFVFENPNAKGACGCGESFMV
- a CDS encoding SUF system Fe-S cluster assembly protein — encoded protein: MNKPSEEKKFIAAPSPTEQVVKPRRARVEDAVDPDSESASDKLERKRDYLEGFLAKKPENVSPAEPGGELHDAVIAALKEIYDPEIPVNIYDLGLIYGVEITEDADAMVTMTLTTPHCPVAESMPGEVELRAASVPGIRDAEVSLVWDPPWGPDKMTDEARLELGML
- a CDS encoding cysteine desulfurase, with product MSLTLASARLADSKSDFPGLLTADGKAWHYLDTAATAQKPQAVIDAMARALGQDYATVHRGVYSRSAEMTLAYEAARRRTADFIGGKEEEIVFARGATEAINLVAATWGAANIGEGDRILLSALEHHSNIVPWQMLAEKVGAHIDICPLTSDHQIDLDAAEVMLTERHKLVALAHVSNVLGSVLDAKRAAGLAHGVGAKLLLDGCQAAPRLKLDVAPLDCDFYVFSAHKLYGPTAIGALWARSEILNAMPPYQGGGAMIDRVTFDKTTYAPAPQRFEAGTPAITEAVALHAAIDYVDAIGMDVIHARETALVAQLRDALSPMNDVTIYGPADSAGIVSFMLDGVHPHDLGTILDEANVAIRAGHHCAQPLMDYLGVPATARASFGLYSDESDVEALLDGIVRTRKIFA
- a CDS encoding SufD family Fe-S cluster assembly protein, with amino-acid sequence MPEAATLERPTNSQEAWRYADAGYLRDAELSTLTDWRELTVAAGEEREDTRIVAAGVERLRVHLGKGARYAMFALNAAGPYARLELEVTLEDGAHFEFGGVTVGGGDATQEFVTRTIHARPNGTSNQTVRAVQWGRSTGNFLGRIDVVKGAQKTDAAQNFRALLLEKGATANTKPELEIFADDVQCAHGAAIGQMDEMARYYMAARGIAPDVARKLLVQAFIGDAFVEMRNQDEAERMIALALDELEGNL
- the sufC gene encoding Fe-S cluster assembly ATPase SufC, encoding MLKIENLHAEIDGKQILNGLTLEVAAGEIHAIMGPNGAGKSTLAYVLGGRPGYEVTEGSVTFNGEDLFELEPHERAAAGMFLGFQYPVEIPGVSNVQFLREALNSQRKGRGEEPLSGGEFLKLAKEKAGLLRMDMEMLKRQVNVGFSGGEKKRAEMVQMGILDPKFAVLDETDSGLDIDALRVVGEGINAIMRDPAKGVLLITHYQRLLDVVKPDKVSVLAKGRIVQTGGPELALRLEEEGYDVVMADA
- a CDS encoding DUF559 domain-containing protein, which translates into the protein MTERRTLKLSDAPATDAPNLKKKGRGWEISEKRLDALHDQAREMKRFASPAHKALAARFAKADLGRYTFKRFAVVGSAIVDFNCHNLGMAIAIDEEGQNDAIAKRRDKSLEVVNIRVMRIKASDILENMDAVLERISAGMRMRIADKRDARREHFERSTPRQDRHNDNTQSSGRTNEQNGGDE